The following proteins are encoded in a genomic region of Reichenbachiella sp.:
- a CDS encoding (Fe-S)-binding protein: protein MTWILQVVFVVVVAVPIYFLIGRIKQIRSNILLGKDLDRSDRSGDRWKAMLLIAFGQKKMFKKPIPAFLHLLIYVGFLVINLEVLEFLIDGLLGTHRIFAPYLGSFYNIAMNFFEFLALGVLISCIAFLIRRNVIKVPRFTKPEMKGWPAMDGNLILIIECILMFAILKMNAADQVLQSRGVAGYVDTGDLMISSLFIPLFQNYSDTFLIVIERGAWWFHIIGIFAFAVYVTYSKHLHIFLAFPNTYYSNLEPKGKIQNMDAVTTEVKSMLGIPVKGAGEPPAEVGTFGAKDATDLSWKSLMEAYSCTECGRCTSECPANQTGKTLSPRKVMMDTRDRIEDIGAGKGEGKTLLGDFITKEEINACTSCNACTEACPINIDPLSIILEMKRYVAMEESGSPASWNSMFSNIETNFAPWKFSPTDRFNWAQDLNDKN from the coding sequence ATGACTTGGATTTTACAAGTAGTTTTTGTGGTCGTTGTAGCCGTTCCGATCTACTTTTTGATAGGTAGAATTAAACAGATTCGAAGCAATATCTTGCTAGGTAAAGACTTGGATCGCAGCGATAGATCAGGTGACAGATGGAAGGCGATGCTATTAATTGCCTTTGGTCAAAAGAAGATGTTCAAAAAGCCTATTCCTGCTTTCTTACATCTTTTAATTTATGTCGGTTTTTTGGTAATCAACCTTGAGGTATTAGAGTTTCTCATTGATGGCTTACTAGGCACTCACAGAATATTTGCCCCGTACCTAGGCTCATTTTATAATATTGCCATGAATTTCTTTGAATTTCTCGCATTGGGTGTACTTATTTCATGTATAGCCTTTCTGATAAGAAGAAATGTGATTAAGGTTCCTAGATTCACTAAACCAGAGATGAAGGGCTGGCCAGCCATGGATGGTAATTTGATTCTGATTATTGAGTGCATACTCATGTTTGCTATTCTGAAAATGAATGCAGCAGATCAGGTACTACAAAGTAGAGGAGTTGCCGGATATGTAGACACAGGGGATCTCATGATCTCCAGCCTATTCATTCCATTATTTCAAAATTACTCCGACACCTTTTTGATTGTGATTGAGAGAGGGGCCTGGTGGTTTCATATCATCGGCATTTTTGCATTTGCGGTATACGTGACTTATTCAAAGCATCTACATATCTTTTTAGCTTTCCCGAATACTTATTATTCCAATTTGGAACCGAAAGGTAAAATCCAGAATATGGATGCAGTGACCACAGAAGTGAAGTCTATGTTGGGTATACCTGTGAAAGGTGCTGGCGAACCTCCAGCAGAGGTGGGGACATTTGGAGCCAAAGATGCCACAGATTTGAGTTGGAAAAGTTTGATGGAGGCGTATTCATGTACGGAGTGTGGACGATGTACTTCGGAATGTCCAGCCAATCAAACCGGTAAGACCTTATCGCCAAGAAAGGTGATGATGGATACTCGAGATCGAATAGAAGATATTGGTGCAGGGAAAGGAGAAGGAAAGACCTTATTAGGAGATTTTATTACCAAGGAGGAAATCAATGCTTGTACGAGCTGTAATGCCTGTACCGAGGCTTGTCCTATCAACATTGATCCACTATCTATCATTTTGGAAATGAAGAGATATGTAGCCATGGAAGAGTCTGGCTCTCCGGCTTCCTGGAATTCTATGTTCTCAAATATTGAAACCAATTTTGCCCCTTGGAAATTCTCCCCAACGGATAGATTCAACTGGGCACAAGATTTAAACGACAAAAATTAA